One Maylandia zebra isolate NMK-2024a unplaced genomic scaffold, Mzebra_GT3a scaffold02, whole genome shotgun sequence DNA window includes the following coding sequences:
- the LOC106676561 gene encoding Fc receptor-like protein 4: MKETSVLCLLFLISLLSCTTNQARLTVSPSSSQFFRGDFLSLSCEEDDSSAGWTLRRNTSKRQRTQCGDDWGEGAGSSCNISYMYPWYSGIYWCESREGPISNMVNLTVTGGSVILQSPVLPVMEGDDVTLLCKTKTTPSNLPAAFYKDGSLIRKQPTGHMTIQHVSRSDEGLYKCDISGHGESPSSWITVTGEHTTTPPPTSTPPPTSTPPPTYTSPPVLSVLSFVGSVCVVVLLVLLVLLVRRCVHRKPEDQEEDDIITHVTYNTVKISNNLQQSIRRSKETDLADSAVRPEDISYGQTIIRTRRPRL; encoded by the exons atgaaggaaacatctgtgctgtgtctgctct ttctgatctcactgctgagctgcacaacaaaccaag ctcgtctgactgtgagtcccagcagctctcagttcttTAGAGGAGACTTTttgtctctgagctgtgaggaggacgacagctctgctggatggactctgaggagaaacacaagcaaaagACAGAGGACTCAGTGTGGAGATGACTGGGGAGAAGGTGCTGGTTCTTCCTGTAACATCAGCTATATGTACCCCTGGTACAGTGGAatttactggtgtgagtccagagagggtcccatcagtaacatggttaacctgacagtcactg gtggatcagtgatcctgcagagtcctgtcctccctgtgatggagggagatgacgtcactctgctctgtaaaacaaagaccactccctccaacctcccagctgctttctataaagatggctccctcatcaggaagcagcctacaggtcacatgaccatccagcatgtttccaggtctgatgaaggcctctacaagtgtgacatcagcggtcatggagagtctccatccagctggatcactgtcacag gggaacacaccaccacacctccacctacatccacacctccacctacatccacacctccacctacataCACCTCTCCTCCTGTTCTCTCTGTACTTTCATTTGTTGGATCAGTGTGTGTTGTGGTTCTACTGGTGTTATTGGTTCTTCTGGTGAGACGATGTGTTCACAGGAAACCTGAAG ATCAAGAAGaagatgacatcatcactcACGTCACGTACAACACTGTCAAGATATCAAATAATTTGCAACAGTCAATCAGGCGAAGCAAAG AGACAGATTTGGCTGACTCAGCAGTGAGACCTGAAGACATCAGTTATGGACAAACAATCATCAGAACAAGAAGGCCCAG actttAA
- the LOC101474859 gene encoding protein NLRC3 yields the protein MDQCEDREEGVPPSKTTLCGEHESQTKAQRNQPGPPPSRVSLQSDQSKHDHIDFKSVCPPPERVDQQSSKVPSGQSTQQHQTDLDSIFMILEDKIITFVKNELKKIQTDLSPDDLQCFKSQCDYEDVLQSVDEEQRKSSREAFVTITVDFLKRMKQNTVAERLLRRTFTKNLRWQQHEFKSALKKKFQCVFEGIAKAGNPTLLNQIYTELYITEGGTAKVNDEHEVRQIETASIKTDSLEAIITQEDIFKASPGRDEPVRTVVTKGMAGIGKTVLTRKYTLDWAEDKANQDIQFIFPFTFRELNVVKEVKFSLVELVHHFFTETKEAGICSFEDFQVLFIFDGLDECRLPLDFHKTTILTDPRKSSSVDVLLINLIRGNLLPSARLWITTRPAAANQIPIDCVSMVTEVRGFTDPQKEEYFRKRFRDKKQISTIISHIKTSRSLHIMCHIPVFCWITATVLEDVLKTREEGQLPKTLTEMYIHFLVVQAKVKKVKYDGGAETDPHWSPESRKMIESLGKLAFDHLQKGNLIFYESDLTEYGIDIRAASVYSGVFTQIFKEERVLYQDKVYCFIHLSVQEFLASLHVHLTFINSGLNLLEEEQTTSQKSEIRESAGKHFYQSAVNKALQSPNGHLDLFLRFLLGLSLQTNQILLQGLLTQTGSSSQANQETVQYIKEKLSENLSAEKSINLFHCLNELNDCSLVEEIQQSLSSGSLSTDKLSPAQWSALVFILLSSQKDLDVFDLKKYSASEKALLRLLPVVKASNKALLSSCNLSERSCEALCSVLSCQSSSLRELDLSNNDLKDSGTKLLSDGLKSPNCTLETISLSGCLITEEGCTYMASALSSNPSHLRELDLSYNHPGHSGMRLLLAGQKDPRWRLASLRVEPAGDRWLRHGGLRKYSCQLTIDTNTVNTNLQLSDNNRKVTHVEEVQSYPDHPDRFDHWRQLLCKNGLTGRCYWEVEWRGDVNISVSYSSIKRKGGSNDCMFGQNDKSWRLYCTNDGPVCVCHNTEFASTPISSSSSSVSNRVAVYVDSPAGTLSFYRVSSDTLIHLHTFNTTFTETLFPGFYIRPGSSVCLR from the exons atggatcagtgtgaggacagagaggagggagtccctccctctaaaaccactctgtgtggggaacatgagagccaaaccaaagctcagag GAACCAAcctggacctccacccagcCGTGTGTCCTTACAGAGTGACCAGTCAAAGCATGATCATATTGACTTCAAATCAGTGTGTCCTCCCCCAGAGAG agtggaccagcagagctcaaaggttcccagtggtcagtctacccagcagcatcaaacagaCCTGGACTctatatttatg ATACTGGAGGACaaaatcatcacttttgtgaagaacgagctgaagaagatccagacaGACCTGAGTCCAGATGACCTACAATGTTTTAAGAGTCAATGTGATTATGAGGATGTATTACAGAGTGTGGATGAAGAACAgaggaagagcagcagagaagcATTTGTCACCAttacagtggacttcctgaagAGAATGAAGCAGAATACGGTTGCTGAGCGTTTGCTGAGAA GAACCTTCACTAAGAACTTACGGTGGCAACAGCATGAATTTAAATCtgcactgaagaagaagttccagtgtgtgtttgaggggatcgctaaagcaggaaacccaaccctcctcaatcagatctacacagagctctacatcacagagggagggacagcaaaggtcaatgatgaacatgaggtcagacagattgaaacagcatccattAAAACAGACAGTCTAGAAGCAATAATCacacaagaagacatctttaaagcctcacctggaagagatgaaccagtCAGAACAGTGGTGACAAAGGGaatggctggcattgggaaaacagtcttaacacggAAATACACCCtcgactgggctgaagacaaagccaaccaggacatccagttcatatttccattcactttcagagagctgaatgtggtGAAAGAGgtaaagttcagcttggtggaacttgttcatcacttctttactgaaaccaaagaagcaggaatctgcagctttgaagacttccaggttctgttcatctttgatggtctggatgagtgccgacttcctctggacttccacaaaactacaatcctaactgaccctagaaagtccagctcagtggatgtgctgctgataaacctcatcagggggaacctgcttccctctgctcgtctttggataaccacacgacctgcagcagccaatcagattccTATTGACTGTGTCAGCATGGTGACAGaagtcagagggttcactgacccacagaaggaggagtacttcaggaagagatttaGAGATAAGAAGCAGATCAGCAccatcatctcccacatcaagacatcacgaagcctccacatcatgtgccacatcccagtcttctgctggatcactgctacagttctggaggatgtgctgaaaaccagagaggaaggacagctgcccaagaccctgactgagatgtacatccacttcttggtggttcaggccaaagtgaagaaggtcaagtatgatggaggagctgagacagatccacactggagtccagagagcaggaagatgattgagtccttgggaaaactggcttttgatcatctgcagaaaggaaacctgatcttctatgaatcagacctgacagagtatggcatcgatatcagagcagcctcagtgtactcaggagtgttcacacagatctttaaagaggagagagtaCTGTACCAAGACAAGGTGtactgcttcatccatctgagtgttcaggagtttctggcttctcttcatgtccatctgaccttcatcaactctggactcaatctgctggaagaagAACAAACAACATCCCAGAAGTCTGAAATAAGAGAATCTGCAGGGAAacacttctaccagagtgctgtgaacaaggccttacagagtccaaatggacacctggacttgttcctccgcttcctcctgggtctttcactgcagaccaatcagattCTCCTACAAGGCCTGCTGAcccagacaggaagtagctcccaggccaatcaggaaacagtccagtacatcaaggagaagctcagtgagaatctgtctgcagagaaaagcatcaatctgttccactgtctgaatgaactgaatgattgttctctagtggaggagatccaacagtccctgagttcaggaagtctctccacagataaactgtctcctgctcagtggtcagctctggtcttcatcttactgtcatcacaaaaagatctggatgtgtttgacctgaagaaatactccgCTTCAGAGAAGGCTCTtttgaggctgctgccagtggtcaaagcctccaacaaagctct ACTGTCTAGTTGTAAcctctcagagagaagctgtgaagctctgtgctCAGTTCTCAGCTGCCAGTCTTCGAGTCTCAGAGaactggacctgagtaacaatgACCTGAAAGACTCGGGAACAAAGCTGTTGTCTGATGGATTGAAGAGTCCAAACTGTACCCTGGAAACTATCAG tctgtcaggctgtctgatcacagaggaaggctgtacttatatggcctcagctctgagctccaacccctcccatctgagagagctggacctgagctacaatcatccaggacACTCAGGAATGAGGTTGCTGTTGGCTGGACAGAAGGATCCACGCTGGAGACTGGCttctctcag ggtggagcctgctggagacCGATGGTTGAGACATggaggtctgaggaagt attcctgtcaactcacaatcgacacaaacacagtgaacacaaacctccaactgtctgacaacaacaggaaggtgacacatgtggaggaggttcagtcatatccggatcatccagacagatttgatcaCTGGAGACAGCTGCTGTGTaaaaatggtctgactggtcgctgttattgggaggtcgagtggagaggagacgttaatatatcagtgagttacagtagCATcaaaaggaaaggaggcagtAATGACTGTATGTTTGGACAAAATGATAAATCCTGGAGGTTGTACTGCACTAATGATGGTCCTGTTTGTGTCTGCCACAATACCGAATTCGCGTCCAcccccatctcctcctcctcctcctctgtctctaacagagtagcagtgtatgtggactctCCTGCTGGCACTTTGTCCTtttacagagtctcctctgacactttgatccacctccacaccttcaacaccacattcactgaaaCTCTTTTTCCTGGTTTTTATATCCGTCCTGGTTCCTCGGTGTGTCTGCGCTGA